A region from the Thauera humireducens genome encodes:
- a CDS encoding methyl-accepting chemotaxis protein codes for MKDMSLRALLTLGFGTILALLLFVGGYAIVSERSMTADIDDLANRRLPATVGYGMLNIERMRIRSQTLEVLNLRFPAEQTTAVLNDVAKARAASWEAVEQRLGEVDRLPRISAEAQRQHDAMLAQYKEWRQHYVGLDATIAGMTEASKAEDFNRFAELHAQYGRQYEAMLPVSRTLGATLDEVNAAQVARANSDAARAAADGARALAITVVLMAAGLVLGAVTGFMIYRAVMNQVGGEPAYANKLLRQVASGDLTVDIALRASDRSSMLFALREMVNQLKGLVGIISDNANHIAAASEQLSAASDSIASASDEQSQSATSMAASVEEMTVSINHVSNSATDADRMAKQSGEAARSGSDAIRNVVADINRIAREVAEATESIEELGVHSREISSVVTIIRELADQTNLLALNAAIEAARAGDQGRGFAVVADEVRKLAERTSSSTDQIARIVSEIHSGTERAVQTMRRQSENVRSSVQLSDRAGKAIEDINTGSREVVSAVEEISQALVEQSTASTEIARNVEQIATMSENNSGAVREAAGAARDLSARAAELQAAVGRFRL; via the coding sequence ATGAAAGACATGAGTTTGCGCGCCCTGCTGACGCTGGGCTTCGGCACGATCCTGGCCTTGTTGCTCTTCGTAGGCGGCTACGCCATCGTCAGCGAGCGGTCGATGACCGCAGACATCGACGACCTGGCCAACCGACGCCTGCCAGCAACGGTCGGCTACGGCATGCTCAACATCGAGCGCATGCGAATCCGCAGCCAGACCCTCGAGGTGCTGAACCTTCGCTTCCCGGCCGAGCAGACCACGGCGGTGCTCAACGACGTCGCCAAGGCGCGTGCGGCTTCGTGGGAGGCCGTCGAGCAACGCCTCGGGGAGGTCGACAGGCTTCCGCGAATCTCTGCCGAGGCGCAGCGTCAGCACGACGCGATGCTTGCGCAGTACAAGGAATGGCGGCAGCACTATGTCGGACTGGATGCCACCATCGCCGGTATGACCGAGGCGTCGAAAGCCGAGGACTTCAACCGCTTCGCCGAGCTGCATGCACAGTACGGTCGCCAGTACGAAGCGATGCTGCCGGTTTCGCGCACGCTCGGTGCCACGCTGGATGAGGTCAACGCCGCTCAGGTGGCGCGTGCGAACAGCGACGCGGCCCGCGCGGCCGCCGATGGCGCGCGCGCCCTGGCGATTACGGTGGTGCTGATGGCGGCGGGGCTCGTGCTCGGAGCCGTCACGGGCTTCATGATCTATCGCGCGGTGATGAACCAGGTCGGTGGCGAGCCGGCCTACGCCAACAAGCTGCTGCGCCAGGTCGCGAGCGGTGATCTCACGGTCGACATCGCGCTGCGGGCAAGCGACCGCTCGAGCATGCTGTTCGCGCTGCGCGAGATGGTGAATCAGCTCAAGGGCCTCGTCGGCATCATCAGCGACAACGCCAATCACATTGCTGCGGCCAGCGAGCAGCTCTCGGCCGCCTCCGACAGCATCGCGTCGGCGAGCGACGAACAATCCCAGTCCGCGACGTCGATGGCCGCATCGGTCGAGGAGATGACCGTCAGCATCAACCACGTGTCGAACTCCGCGACCGACGCCGACCGCATGGCGAAGCAGTCCGGCGAAGCCGCACGGAGCGGCTCGGATGCCATCCGCAACGTGGTGGCCGACATCAACCGCATCGCCCGCGAGGTCGCCGAGGCAACCGAGAGCATCGAGGAGCTGGGCGTGCATTCGCGGGAGATCTCGTCGGTGGTGACGATCATCCGCGAGCTGGCGGATCAGACCAACCTGCTGGCGCTCAATGCCGCGATCGAGGCGGCGCGCGCCGGTGATCAGGGCCGCGGCTTCGCCGTCGTGGCCGACGAGGTGCGCAAGCTCGCCGAGCGTACCTCCAGCTCGACCGACCAGATCGCCCGCATCGTCAGCGAGATTCATTCCGGGACGGAACGTGCAGTCCAGACCATGCGTCGTCAGAGCGAGAACGTGCGCAGCAGCGTGCAGTTGTCGGACCGCGCAGGCAAGGCCATCGAAGACATCAACACCGGCTCGCGCGAAGTCGTTTCGGCCGTCGAGGAAATCTCGCAGGCCCTGGTCGAACAATCGACGGCCAGCACCGAGATCGCACGCAATGTCGAGCAGATCGCGACGATGAGCGAGAACAACAGCGGTGCGGTGCGGGAGGCCGCCGGCGCAGCGCGCGATCTTTCGGCCCGCGCTGCGGAACTGCAGGCTGCGGTGGGACGATTCAGGCTGTAA
- a CDS encoding alpha/beta hydrolase has product MPLSPEAQSLLAMAYRVGAPKFHELSPAQARHSFQKLQFAFRPEAPAVASTTEVPMARPDGSALLARLYRPLSSQPHHVLPLLIFLHGGGWCVGDVASYDVLCRELSNLSGCAVLSVDYRLAPEHPFPAALDDAAFAFQWAVEHAELLGVDPARIALGGDSAGGNLSVVTALARRGAAVAPRFLLLVYPCTEILSARPSRQRFADGFFLDSGTLQWFFERYLPAGNSEDWRASPMRAESLQGLPPVLMVTAEYDPLVDDCLAFAERLRREGVDTEYLQVDGVVHGFLTLGKQFPQAAQTIATAARTLARALNTED; this is encoded by the coding sequence ATGCCCTTGAGCCCCGAGGCCCAATCCCTGCTCGCGATGGCGTACCGCGTCGGCGCGCCGAAGTTCCACGAGCTTTCCCCGGCGCAGGCCCGCCACTCGTTCCAGAAGCTGCAGTTCGCCTTCAGACCCGAGGCGCCCGCGGTCGCTTCCACCACCGAGGTGCCGATGGCGCGGCCCGATGGATCGGCGCTGCTGGCGCGGCTTTACCGGCCGCTGTCGAGCCAGCCGCACCACGTGTTGCCGCTGCTGATCTTCCTGCACGGTGGAGGCTGGTGCGTGGGCGACGTCGCGAGCTACGACGTGCTGTGTCGCGAACTGTCCAACCTCTCCGGGTGTGCGGTGCTGTCGGTCGACTACCGCCTGGCGCCCGAGCATCCGTTCCCGGCCGCGCTGGACGATGCGGCGTTCGCGTTCCAGTGGGCCGTGGAGCACGCCGAGCTGCTGGGCGTCGATCCGGCCCGGATCGCGCTGGGCGGCGACAGCGCCGGCGGCAACCTGTCGGTCGTCACCGCGCTGGCGCGGCGCGGTGCGGCGGTCGCGCCCCGTTTCCTGCTGCTGGTCTATCCCTGTACCGAGATCCTCAGTGCGCGGCCTTCACGCCAGCGTTTTGCCGACGGCTTCTTTCTGGATAGCGGCACGCTGCAGTGGTTCTTCGAGCGCTATCTGCCCGCGGGCAACAGCGAGGACTGGCGCGCCTCGCCGATGCGGGCGGAGTCCTTGCAGGGGCTCCCGCCGGTGCTGATGGTGACGGCCGAATACGATCCGCTGGTCGATGATTGCCTGGCATTCGCGGAGCGCCTGCGGCGCGAAGGCGTCGACACCGAGTATCTGCAGGTGGATGGGGTCGTCCACGGCTTCCTGACGCTGGGGAAGCAGTTTCCGCAGGCGGCGCAGACCATCGCCACAGCCGCGCGGACGCTGGCGCGCGCCTTGAACACGGAAGACTGA
- a CDS encoding HDOD domain-containing protein, whose translation MREFDVQIGAFSAEIEEELKSGNLSFPTVFDLSLRIKQMADDPNASTEDMAKLVRAEPVLSAKVLKMANSLLLNPYQREISNVSTAVSRIGSSALRCLAYAVAADQLARDQRSRQMQLVASGLWMHSIDVASWAYAFARHLGRGNPDTALLAGLMTHLGQFYLMAMAARHPAIESDVRLFAQFVLKWETAVRQAVLEAFELPEQIIDAVNVDLATPITWPPRSLGDVLFLAIQAAETPNPFADILGLGRRPELLDASLGDDGRAEFDALLAAARETRQQMLAVVTSA comes from the coding sequence ATGAGAGAGTTCGACGTTCAGATCGGCGCCTTCAGTGCCGAAATCGAGGAAGAGCTGAAATCCGGTAACCTCAGCTTTCCCACCGTCTTCGATCTGTCGCTGCGCATCAAGCAGATGGCCGACGATCCGAACGCCTCGACCGAAGACATGGCGAAGCTCGTGCGCGCCGAGCCGGTACTGAGCGCCAAGGTGCTGAAGATGGCCAACAGCCTGCTGCTCAACCCCTACCAGCGCGAGATCTCCAACGTCTCAACGGCGGTGTCGCGCATCGGCTCGTCGGCGCTGCGCTGCCTGGCCTACGCGGTGGCGGCCGACCAGCTCGCCCGCGACCAGCGCTCGCGCCAGATGCAGCTGGTGGCCTCGGGCCTGTGGATGCATTCGATTGACGTCGCATCGTGGGCCTATGCCTTTGCTCGTCACCTTGGGCGCGGCAACCCCGACACCGCGCTGCTGGCCGGGCTGATGACCCACCTGGGCCAGTTCTACCTGATGGCCATGGCCGCCCGGCACCCGGCCATCGAGAGCGACGTGCGCCTGTTCGCCCAGTTTGTCCTCAAATGGGAAACGGCGGTGCGTCAGGCCGTGCTCGAAGCCTTCGAACTGCCAGAGCAGATCATCGACGCCGTCAACGTCGATCTCGCCACGCCGATCACCTGGCCGCCACGCTCACTGGGCGACGTGCTGTTCCTCGCGATCCAGGCGGCCGAGACCCCCAACCCGTTCGCGGACATCCTCGGACTCGGCCGCCGTCCCGAACTGCTCGATGCGAGTCTCGGCGACGACGGACGGGCCGAGTTCGACGCGCTGCTCGCCGCGGCACGCGAAACCCGCCAGCAGATGCTCGCGGTCGTCACCAGCGCCTGA
- the xpt gene encoding xanthine phosphoribosyltransferase, with protein sequence MTADLNLLRPYGPLVRRIEAEATVIGDQILKIDHFLNHRIEPSFITEMGQELAKRLAGFEPTVVLTAEASGIAPGLVVAQALNVPLVYAKKYAPQVESPAIARVIPSPTKGGETKLVLSQRYVMPADRVVIVDDFLSNGRTAVALIEMAREAGAEVLCASFIVEKRFKQGHASIEALGVPVCTLAQVEALENGHAVLTQPQD encoded by the coding sequence ATGACTGCCGACCTCAATCTCCTCCGCCCCTACGGCCCCCTGGTGCGCCGCATCGAAGCCGAAGCCACGGTCATCGGCGACCAGATCCTGAAGATCGACCACTTCCTCAACCACCGCATCGAGCCGAGCTTCATCACCGAGATGGGACAGGAGCTCGCCAAGCGTCTCGCGGGCTTCGAGCCGACCGTGGTCCTCACCGCCGAGGCGAGCGGCATCGCCCCCGGGCTGGTGGTGGCGCAGGCGCTTAACGTGCCGCTGGTCTATGCGAAGAAGTACGCGCCGCAGGTCGAATCGCCCGCCATCGCGCGCGTGATTCCGTCGCCGACCAAGGGGGGCGAGACCAAGCTGGTGCTGTCGCAGCGCTACGTGATGCCCGCCGACCGCGTCGTGATCGTGGACGACTTCCTGTCGAACGGTCGCACCGCCGTCGCGCTGATCGAGATGGCGCGGGAGGCCGGTGCCGAGGTGCTGTGCGCGAGCTTCATCGTCGAGAAGCGTTTCAAGCAGGGCCATGCCTCCATCGAGGCGCTCGGCGTGCCGGTATGCACCTTGGCCCAGGTCGAGGCGCTGGAAAATGGGCACGCCGTCCTGACCCAGCCGCAGGACTGA